In Oxobacter pfennigii, the genomic window CTTATGTTGTAAAATTAAGAGTTCTTCCTTCTCCCATAGAAGTATATTTAAATATTGGGCAATACAGTGAAAATCTTTATGCCAACGTTTTAGCCAGCCTTTACAGAGTGGCAGCAGGAATTGGCATTTCACTGATACTTGGTGTCTCCATAGGCTTACTTATGGCGTATTCAAGGCTGTGGAATAAAATTTTAAATCCTTTTGTATATTTTTCATACCCTGTTCCTAAAACAGCCCTGCTTCCCATAATAATGCTTTTATTTGGTTTGGGTGATGTTTCTAAAATCATGATAATTGTTTTGATATTGGTATTTCAGATTATTGTATCTGTAAGAGATGCGGTACTTAATATCCCCTCGGATACATACGGACCCATAAAAAGCCTGGGAGCTTCAATTTTTCAAAGATTTGCCCATGTAACCATACCAGCAATATTGCCGGAGCTTTTAACCAGCATCCGCTTATCCATAGGAACCGCCCTTTCAATATTGTTTTTTGCAGAAGGTTACGGCACCCAGAAAGGTATAGGCTATTTCATATTGGATGCCTGGGTCAGAATTGATTACAAGGGAATGTATTTAGGAATAATAGTTTTAAGTATCTTAGGCTTTATGCTGTTTATTGCAATTGATATTTTAGAAGAAACATTGTGCAAATGGAAATAATATTAAAAAGCTAAATCCAAAGAGGACTTAGCTTTTTAATTATGAATTATTCCATATGTAATTAACATCTTCAAATAGGCAAAATGGATGACCTGCCGGGTCAAAAAATACCCTTACTTCCGATAAAAACTGTTCTGGCGCTAGGACGGCACCGCATTTTATTGCGTATTCACAGGCTTTATCCAAATCATCGACTAAAAAATCCATATGAAGCATTTTTTGTTGACTCTTCTTATCCTCCGGCCACACCGGTTTAACATAAAGAGGCTCTGATTGAAAGGACAGTCCTGT contains:
- a CDS encoding ABC transporter permease, with the translated sequence MKKAIKKISIFLQGFLMINILWYLLAYVVKLRVLPSPIEVYLNIGQYSENLYANVLASLYRVAAGIGISLILGVSIGLLMAYSRLWNKILNPFVYFSYPVPKTALLPIIMLLFGLGDVSKIMIIVLILVFQIIVSVRDAVLNIPSDTYGPIKSLGASIFQRFAHVTIPAILPELLTSIRLSIGTALSILFFAEGYGTQKGIGYFILDAWVRIDYKGMYLGIIVLSILGFMLFIAIDILEETLCKWK
- a CDS encoding VOC family protein, whose protein sequence is MDKSNIKIKLRTIVLDCGDAKELSDFYSKLLGWEKTVVEEDWVLMRDPSGGTGLSFQSEPLYVKPVWPEDKKSQQKMLHMDFLVDDLDKACEYAIKCGAVLAPEQFLSEVRVFFDPAGHPFCLFEDVNYIWNNS